A section of the Telopea speciosissima isolate NSW1024214 ecotype Mountain lineage chromosome 3, Tspe_v1, whole genome shotgun sequence genome encodes:
- the LOC122655908 gene encoding cellulose synthase A catalytic subunit 7 [UDP-forming] encodes MEASAGLVAGSHNRNELVVIHGHEEPKSLKSLSGQVCEICGDEIGLTTDGDLFVACNECGFPVCRPCYEYERREGSQLCPQCKTRYKRLKGSPRVEGDEDEEDLDDIEHEFDIEDEQNKQKHLTEALLHGKMSYGRGPDDHENSQFPPVITSARSRPVSGEFPISNHAYGEQMLSTNSLHKRVHPYPLSESGSTRWDEKKEAGWKERMDDWKTKQGNLGMDPEDAMDADPMMDEARQPLSRKVPIASSKINPYRMVIVTRLIVLAIFLRYRILNPVHDAIGLWLTSVACEIWFALSWILDQFPKWLPIDRETYLDRLSLRYEREGEPSMLSPVDIFVSTVDPLKEPPLVTSNTVLSILAMDYPVDKTSCYVSDDGASMLTFESLSETAEFARKWVPFCKKFAIEPRAPEMYFSLKVDYLKDKVQPTFVKERRAMKREYEEFKVRINALVAKAIKVPLEGWIMQDGTPWPGNNTKDHPGMIQVFLGHSGGHDAEGNELPRLVYVSREKRPGFQHHKKAGAMNALVRVSAVLTNAPFMLNLDCDHYINNSKAVREAMCFLMDPQVGRNVCYVQFPQRFDGIDLHDRYANRNTVFFDINMKGLDGIQGPVYVGTGCVFRRQALYGYNPPKGPKRPKMVTCGCCPCFGRRKKLPKLSKQDMSAAGANGDGSNLQGVDEDKELLMSQMNFEKRFGQSAAFVTSTLMEQGGVPPSSSPAALLKEAIHVISCGYEDKSDWGAELGWIYGSITEDILTGFKMHCRGWRSIYCMPKRPAFKGSAPINLSDRLNQVLRWALGSVEIFFSRHSPLWYGYKGGHLKWLERFAYINTTIYPFTSLPLLAYCTLPAVCLLSGKFIMPEISTFASLFFIGLFISIFTTGILELRWSGVSIEEWWRNEQFWVIGGVSAHLFAVIQGLLKILAGIETSFTVTSKATDDEEFGELYAFKWTTLLIPPTTILIINLVGVVAGISDAINNGYQSWGPLFGKLFFAFWVIVHLYPFLKGLMGRQNRTPTIVVIWSVLLASIFSLLWVRIDPFVLKTKGPDVKQCGINC; translated from the exons TGATGGTGATCTCTTTGTTGCCTGCAACGAATGCGGTTTTCCGGTGTGTCGGCCGTGTTATGAGTatgaaaggagagaaggaagccAACTCTGTCCCCAGTGCAAGACCCGTTACAAGCGTCTCAAAG GAAGCCCAAGggtggaaggagatgaagatgaagaagatttaGATGATATTGAGCATGAATTTGACATTGAAGATGAGCAGAATAAGCAGAAACATCTCACAGAAGCATTGCTTCATGGGAAGATGAGCTATGGGAGAGGCCCTGATGATCATGAAAATTCCCAATTTCCTCCGGTTATAACCAGTGCTAGATCTAGACCG GTGAGTGGGGAGTTTCCAATATCGAATCATGCTTATGGAGAGCAAATGCTATCAACTAATTCACTTCATAAACGCGTTCATCCTTATCCATTATCAGAGTCTG GAAGCACAAGATGGGATGAAAAGAAGGAGGCAGGGTGGAAAGAGCGGATGGATGATTGGAAAACAAAGCAAGGAAACTTGGGGATGGACCCTGAAGATGCCATGGATGCTGATCCCAT GATGGATGAAGCAAGGCAACCACTATCAAGAAAAGTACCAATTGCATCTAGCAAGATCAACCCATATCGGATGGTGATCGTGACCCGGTTGATTGTTCTAGCCATATTTCTTCGGTATAGAATTCTGAACCCGGTTCATGATGCCATTGGGCTATGGCTCACCTCTGTAGCCTGTGAAATATGGTTTGCCTTGTCATGGATCCTTGATCAGTTCCCTAAATGGTTACCCATTGATCGTGAGACTTATCTTGATCGTCTTTCTCTCAG ATATGAGAGGGAAGGTGAACCTTCAATGTTATCTCCAGTGGATATATTTGTGAGCACAGTGGACCCATTGAAGGAACCTCCTTTAGTTACTTCCAACACAGTGCTTTCAATCTTAGCCATGGATTATCCGGTTGATAAGACCTCATGCTATGTCTCTGATGATGGTGCTTCCATGCTTACATTTGAGTCACTGTCTGAAACTGCAGAATTCGCTCGGAAATGGGTTCCTTTCTGTAAGAAATTTGCCATTGAGCCTCGAGCTCCAGAGATGTATTTTTCTCTCAAGGTGGACTATCTCAAAGACAAAGTCCAGCCTACATTTGTCAAGGAGCGTCGAGCTATGAAG AGAGAATACGAAGAATTTAAGGTCCGGATCAATGCATTGGTAGCCAAAGCCATAAAGGTTCCCCTAGAAGGATGGATAATGCAAGATGGTACACCTTGGCCGGGAAACAACACTAAGGATCATCCGGGTATGATTCAAGTGTTTCTTGGTCACAGTGGAGGCCATGATGCTGAAGGAAATGAGCTCCCTCGCCTTGTCTATGTTTCTCGTGAGAAAAGACCTGGCTTCCAACATCACAAGAAAGCTGGTGCCATGAATGCCCTG GTTCGTGTTTCTGCAGTGCTGACGAATGCACCTTTCATGTTGAACTTGGATTGTGATCACTACATTAATAATAGCAAAGCTGTCAGGGAGGCAATGTGTTTCTTGATGGACCCTCAGGTTGGGAGGAACGTATGTTATGTCCAGTTCCCTCAGAGGTTTGATGGCATTGACCTGCACGATCGGTATGCTAACAGAAACACAGTCTTCTTTGAT ATTAACATGAAAGGCCTAGATGGAATTCAGGGTCCAGTGTATGTCGGTACTGGGTGTGTCTTTAGAAGACAAGCTTTATACGGTTATAACCCACCAAAGGGCCCAAAGCGTCCAAAGATGGTAACTTGTGGCTGCTGCCCATGTTTTGGACGTCGTAAGAAACTCCCAAAGTTATCTAAACAAGACATGAGTGCAGCTGGTGCAAATGGAGATGGATCAAACCTCCAAG GAGTTGATGAGGACAAGGAGCTACTGATGTCCCAGATGAATTTTGAGAAAAGGTTCGGTCAGTCAGCAGCATTTGTGACTTCAACACTGATGGAGCAAGGTGGCGTCCCTCCCTCCTCAAGTCCAGCAGCTCTGCTCAAAGAAGCCATTCATGTTATTAGCTGTGGCTATGAAGACAAAAGTGATTGGGGAGCAGAG TTGGGTTGGATATATGGGTCTATCACTGAAGATATCCTGACAGGCTTTAAGATGCATTGCCGAGGTTGGAGGTCGATATACTGCATGCCCAAGAGACCTGCATTCAAGGGTTCAGCACCCATCAACCTTTCTGATCGTCTCAATCAAGTTCTGAGGTGGGCTCTTGGTTCTGTTGAGATCTTCTTCAGTCGACACAGTCCCCTCTGGTATGGGTACAAGGGTGGACACCTGAAGTGGCTAGAGCGTTTTGCATATATCAACACAACTATCTACCCATTCACCTCCTTACCTCTTCTCGCCTACTGTACTCTTCCTGCCGTTTGCTTGCTAAGTGGAAAGTTCATAATGCCAGAG ATAAGCACATTTGCAAGTCTCTTCTTCATTGGACTGTTTATCTCGATTTTCACAACAGGCATATTGGAGCTGAGATGGAGTGGAGTTAGCATTGAGGAATGGTGGAGGAACGAGCAATTCTGGGTTATTGGTGGTGTGTCGGCACACCTTTTTGCTGTTATTCAGGGACTTCTCAAGATTTTGGCCGGAATCGAAACTAGCTTTACTGTTACATCCAAGGCCACTGATGACGAGGAGTTTGGAGAGCTATATGCCTTTAAATGGACCACTCTTCTGATCCCTCCTACCACCATCCTGATCATCAACCTGGTTGGAGTAGTTGCAGGCATATCTGATGCTATAAATAATGGGTACCAATCTTGGGGTCCTCTTTTTGGGAAGCTCTTTTTTGCCTTTTGGGTGATTGTCCATCTCTACCCATTCCTCAAGGGTCTCATGGGGCGGCAGAACAGGACTCCTACCATTGTTGTCATCTGGTCAGTGCTTTTGGCCTCAATCTTCTCCTTGCTATGGGTTAGAATTGACCCATTTGTGCTCAAAACCAAAGGTCCTGATGTCAAACAATGTGGAATCAATTGTTGA